In Vespula pensylvanica isolate Volc-1 chromosome 16, ASM1446617v1, whole genome shotgun sequence, the following proteins share a genomic window:
- the LOC122634889 gene encoding probable G-protein coupled receptor CG31760 isoform X5: MGKSWLLALFPATMTTMTTMTMMAYVTMAGAGTTSAPSFFTTTTTTTKTTTTTTTTTTTITTVMDSKFDGKKPDIEEALDVIEAASSGSLGEECASTAGFKSLPAGASLDPRRYDTARQKTDMTAMMLQNLGPSGVARHNGLLDVLAKSLLLSVNDAVEARVIALNASTGTVINAVWLKRSPGSVGEPIEVEGHALQAGSRPDPGLPWFENAGASSGLRSPKFMQSPPIESYRGWWTIPYFSCKTRQWLISYSVNVRPPDSRHGVREFLSMDIDISGLEVNQCNASPYGDSASSSNQIASFRGTHKCQDDTTQCEYHSPNGKINEHGVGAGWAKGAYVCKCRQGFYGTNLQRTGFDGILVEAAWKEMQENISDSYVKTFRCLRCAPGCAKCKGPEPCLATYHWPFRITLLAFSIFCVFGTVVLVAYMYQHRKLKVFKVASPIFLSITLLGCAIMYLEMAAIFPVLDMYSCIATKWTRHLGFCISYTALLMKTWRVSLTYRVKSAHKVKLTDKQLLQWMVPILLVMLIYLGTWTLSAPPYAEVIADNYGLKFYQCSFNWWDHSLAIGTLSAVSFQGEILFLAWGIKVCYNVRNAESLFNEARLISYAIYNIAAVNIVMISIHLFIFPHAGPDIKYSLGFLRTQLSTSVTIFLVFGPKVIRVLRGQGDQWDSRARARGVTASFSLNGIGLVPEETTDLYQENEELKVLI; the protein is encoded by the exons ATGGGCAAGTCCTGGCTCTTGGCTCTATTTCCtgcgacgatgacgacgatgacgacgatgacgatgatggcATACGTCACGATGGCGGGAGCTGGTACAACCTCGGCGCCGTCGTTttttacgacgacgacgacgacgacgaagacgacgacgaccaccaccaccaccaccaccaccattaccaccGTCATGGACAGTAAATTCGACGGCAAAAAA CCGGATATAGAGGAAGCTCTGGACGTGATCGAGGCAGCATCCAGCGGATCGTTGGGGGAAGAGTGCGCGAGTACGGCAGGTTTCAAGTCGCTGCCAGCCGGCGCGTCTCTCGATCCACGTCGTTACGACACGGCACGTCAGAAAACGGATATGACGGCCATGATGCTTCAAAACCTCGGCCCTTCCGGTGTTGCACGACACAACG GTCTTTTGGACGTCTTGGCGAAGTCCTTACTCCTTTCGGTGAACGACGCTGTGGAGGCAAGAGTGATCGCATTGAACGCATCTACCGGGACGGTGATAAACGCCGTGTGGCTCAAGAGGAGTCCCGGAAGCGTGGGCGAACCGATCGAGGTCGAAGGCCATGCTCTGCAGGCAGGATCCAGGCCGGATCCGGGTCTACCCTGGTTCGAAAATGCTGGTGCTAGCTCGGGATTAAG GTCACCGAAGTTCATGCAGTCACCGCCGATTGAATCCTACAGGGGTTGGTGGACCATCCCGTATTTCTCCTGCAAGACTCGGCAATGGCTCATCTCGTACAGCGTCAACGTGCGCCCCCCGGATTCTCGACACGG TGTGCGAGAATTTTTGAGCATGGATATTGATATCAGCGGCTTGGAGGTGAATCAATGCAATGCATCCCCCTATGGCGATAGCGCATCGTCGAGTAATCAAATAGCATCCTTTAGAGGCACCCACAAGTGTCAGGACGATACAACGCAG tGCGAGTATCACAGTCCGAACGGTAAGATCAACGAGCACGGAGTCGGAGCTGGATGGGCGAAGGGCGCTTACGTTTGCAAGTGTCGACAGGGTTTCTACGGCACGAATCTCCAACGGACTGGCTTCGATGGGATTCTCGTTGAAG CGGCATGGAAGGAGATGCAAGAAAATATAAGCGACTCTTACGTCAAAACGTTTCGATGTTTACGCTGCGCACCGGGATGTGCCAAGTGCAAAGGACCGGAGCCTTGCTTGGCTACTTACCATTGGCCCTTTAG GATCACGCTGCTGGCATTCTCCATATTTTGCGTCTTCGGTACCGTCGTCCTCGTGGCCTACATGTACCAACACCGTAAGCTAAAGGTATTCAAAGTCGCCTCGCCTATATTCCTGTCCATCACGCTTCTGGGTTGTGCCATAATGTATCTCGAG aTGGCAGCTATATTCCCGGTGCTTGACATGTACTCGTGCATAGCCACAAAGTGGACGAGGCATCTCGGCTTCTGCATTTCTTACACCGCTCTGCTGATGAAGACTTGGAG AGTATCGCTGACTTATCGCGTTAAGAGCGCCCACAAGGTCAAACTGACGGACAAGCAATTGTTACAATGGATGGTACCGATATTACTGGTCATGTTGATATACCTTGGTACATGGACGCTCAGTGCGCCACCGTACGCGGAAGTGATCGCCGATAATTACGGTCTGAAATTTTATCAATGCTCTTTCAATTGGTGGGACCATAGTCTAGCCATTG GAACTCTATCGGCCGTTTCGTTTCAAGGAGAGATTCTATTTCTCGCCTGGGGCATAAAAGTCTGTTACAACGTTCGAAACGCCGAGAGTCTCTTCAACGAGGCACGGCTGATAAGCTACGCCATATATAACATAGCCGCCGTTAACATCGTCATGATCTCCATCCA CCTCTTCATCTTCCCACACGCCGGACCGGACATCAAATACTCGCTGGGTTTCCTTCGTACTCAATTGTCGACGTCCGTCACCATTTTTCTCGTATTCGGACCCAAG gtgATTCGGGTCCTTCGAGGACAAGGCGATCAATGGGACAGCCGGGCGCGAGCTCGAGGCGTCACCGCGAGTTTCTCGCTAAACGGAATCGGCTTGGTGCCCGAAGAAACGACCGATCTCTATCAGGAGAACGAGGAACTGAAGGTCCTGATTTGA
- the LOC122634889 gene encoding probable G-protein coupled receptor CG31760 isoform X1, producing MGKSWLLALFPATMTTMTTMTMMAYVTMAGAGTTSAPSFFTTTTTTTKTTTTTTTTTTTITTVMDSKFDGKKPDIEEALDVIEAASSGSLGEECASTAGFKSLPAGASLDPRRYDTARQKTDMTAMMLQNLGPSGVARHNGLLDVLAKSLLLSVNDAVEARVIALNASTGTVINAVWLKRSPGSVGEPIEVEGHALQAGSRPDPGLPWFENAGASSGLRSPKFMQSPPIESYRGWWTIPYFSCKTRQWLISYSVNVRPPDSRHGVREFLSMDIDISGLEVNQCNASPYGDSASSSNQIASFRGTHKCQDDTTQCEYHSPNGKINEHGVGAGWAKGAYVCKCRQGFYGTNLQRTGFDGILVEAAWKEMQENISDSYVKTFRCLRCAPGCAKCKGPEPCLATYHWPFRITLLAFSIFCVFGTVVLVAYMYQHRKLKVFKVASPIFLSITLLGCAIMYLEMAAIFPVLDMYSCIATKWTRHLGFCISYTALLMKTWRVSLTYRVKSAHKVKLTDKQLLQWMVPILLVMLIYLGTWTLSAPPYAEVIADNYGLKFYQCSFNWWDHSLAIGTLSAVSFQGEILFLAWGIKVCYNVRNAESLFNEARLISYAIYNIAAVNIVMISIHLFIFPHAGPDIKYSLGFLRTQLSTSVTIFLVFGPKVIRVLRGQGDQWDSRARARGVTASFSLNGIGLVPEETTDLYQENEELKEEIQKLAAQIEFMKIVHMEMHNRHIKPKVGGYFSAHGHTHGHPSAAQSPIAKSSTASFILKQSAVERGASAAAAAAVEDSTFPSGSLHRARRMEMLRERKAAKERKKEKEKEKEKEKAREREKIAAQQQEAEQRELPHSSCEKV from the exons ATGGGCAAGTCCTGGCTCTTGGCTCTATTTCCtgcgacgatgacgacgatgacgacgatgacgatgatggcATACGTCACGATGGCGGGAGCTGGTACAACCTCGGCGCCGTCGTTttttacgacgacgacgacgacgacgaagacgacgacgaccaccaccaccaccaccaccaccattaccaccGTCATGGACAGTAAATTCGACGGCAAAAAA CCGGATATAGAGGAAGCTCTGGACGTGATCGAGGCAGCATCCAGCGGATCGTTGGGGGAAGAGTGCGCGAGTACGGCAGGTTTCAAGTCGCTGCCAGCCGGCGCGTCTCTCGATCCACGTCGTTACGACACGGCACGTCAGAAAACGGATATGACGGCCATGATGCTTCAAAACCTCGGCCCTTCCGGTGTTGCACGACACAACG GTCTTTTGGACGTCTTGGCGAAGTCCTTACTCCTTTCGGTGAACGACGCTGTGGAGGCAAGAGTGATCGCATTGAACGCATCTACCGGGACGGTGATAAACGCCGTGTGGCTCAAGAGGAGTCCCGGAAGCGTGGGCGAACCGATCGAGGTCGAAGGCCATGCTCTGCAGGCAGGATCCAGGCCGGATCCGGGTCTACCCTGGTTCGAAAATGCTGGTGCTAGCTCGGGATTAAG GTCACCGAAGTTCATGCAGTCACCGCCGATTGAATCCTACAGGGGTTGGTGGACCATCCCGTATTTCTCCTGCAAGACTCGGCAATGGCTCATCTCGTACAGCGTCAACGTGCGCCCCCCGGATTCTCGACACGG TGTGCGAGAATTTTTGAGCATGGATATTGATATCAGCGGCTTGGAGGTGAATCAATGCAATGCATCCCCCTATGGCGATAGCGCATCGTCGAGTAATCAAATAGCATCCTTTAGAGGCACCCACAAGTGTCAGGACGATACAACGCAG tGCGAGTATCACAGTCCGAACGGTAAGATCAACGAGCACGGAGTCGGAGCTGGATGGGCGAAGGGCGCTTACGTTTGCAAGTGTCGACAGGGTTTCTACGGCACGAATCTCCAACGGACTGGCTTCGATGGGATTCTCGTTGAAG CGGCATGGAAGGAGATGCAAGAAAATATAAGCGACTCTTACGTCAAAACGTTTCGATGTTTACGCTGCGCACCGGGATGTGCCAAGTGCAAAGGACCGGAGCCTTGCTTGGCTACTTACCATTGGCCCTTTAG GATCACGCTGCTGGCATTCTCCATATTTTGCGTCTTCGGTACCGTCGTCCTCGTGGCCTACATGTACCAACACCGTAAGCTAAAGGTATTCAAAGTCGCCTCGCCTATATTCCTGTCCATCACGCTTCTGGGTTGTGCCATAATGTATCTCGAG aTGGCAGCTATATTCCCGGTGCTTGACATGTACTCGTGCATAGCCACAAAGTGGACGAGGCATCTCGGCTTCTGCATTTCTTACACCGCTCTGCTGATGAAGACTTGGAG AGTATCGCTGACTTATCGCGTTAAGAGCGCCCACAAGGTCAAACTGACGGACAAGCAATTGTTACAATGGATGGTACCGATATTACTGGTCATGTTGATATACCTTGGTACATGGACGCTCAGTGCGCCACCGTACGCGGAAGTGATCGCCGATAATTACGGTCTGAAATTTTATCAATGCTCTTTCAATTGGTGGGACCATAGTCTAGCCATTG GAACTCTATCGGCCGTTTCGTTTCAAGGAGAGATTCTATTTCTCGCCTGGGGCATAAAAGTCTGTTACAACGTTCGAAACGCCGAGAGTCTCTTCAACGAGGCACGGCTGATAAGCTACGCCATATATAACATAGCCGCCGTTAACATCGTCATGATCTCCATCCA CCTCTTCATCTTCCCACACGCCGGACCGGACATCAAATACTCGCTGGGTTTCCTTCGTACTCAATTGTCGACGTCCGTCACCATTTTTCTCGTATTCGGACCCAAG gtgATTCGGGTCCTTCGAGGACAAGGCGATCAATGGGACAGCCGGGCGCGAGCTCGAGGCGTCACCGCGAGTTTCTCGCTAAACGGAATCGGCTTGGTGCCCGAAGAAACGACCGATCTCTATCAGGAGAACGAGGAACTGAAG GAAGAGATACAAAAGTTGGCGGCTCAGATCGAGTTCATGAAAATCGTTCACATGGAGATGCACAACAGGCACATCAAGCCCAAAGTAGGTGGATATTTCAGCGCCCATGGTCACACCCACGGTCATCCTTCGGCGGCGCAAAGTCCGATAGCCAAGAGCTCGACCGccagttttattttaaaa CAGAGCGCGGTGGAACGAGGTGCGTCAGCGGCCGCGGCCGCGGCCGTCGAAGATTCGACCTTCCCGTCGGGGAGCTTGCATCGAGCACGAAGAATGGAGATGCTTCGAGAGAGGAAGGCCgcaaaggagaggaagaaggagaaagaaaaggagaaagaaaaggagaaggccagagaaagggaaaagattgCCGCTCAGCAGCAAGAGGCGGAACAGAGGGAGCTGCCGCATTCGAGCTGCGAAAAGGTCTGA
- the LOC122634889 gene encoding probable G-protein coupled receptor CG31760 isoform X2, with protein sequence MGKSWLLALFPATMTTMTTMTMMAYVTMAGAGTTSAPSFFTTTTTTTKTTTTTTTTTTTITTVMDSKFDGKKPDIEEALDVIEAASSGSLGEECASTAGFKSLPAGASLDPRRYDTARQKTDMTAMMLQNLGPSGVARHNGLLDVLAKSLLLSVNDAVEARVIALNASTGTVINAVWLKRSPGSVGEPIEVEGHALQAGSRPDPGLPWFENAGASSGLRSPKFMQSPPIESYRGWWTIPYFSCKTRQWLISYSVNVRPPDSRHGVREFLSMDIDISGLEVNQCNASPYGDSASSSNQIASFRGTHKCQDDTTQCEYHSPNGKINEHGVGAGWAKGAYVCKCRQGFYGTNLQRTGFDGILVEAAWKEMQENISDSYVKTFRCLRCAPGCAKCKGPEPCLATYHWPFRITLLAFSIFCVFGTVVLVAYMYQHRKLKVFKVASPIFLSITLLGCAIMYLEMAAIFPVLDMYSCIATKWTRHLGFCISYTALLMKTWRVSLTYRVKSAHKVKLTDKQLLQWMVPILLVMLIYLGTWTLSAPPYAEVIADNYGLKFYQCSFNWWDHSLAIGTLSAVSFQGEILFLAWGIKVCYNVRNAESLFNEARLISYAIYNIAAVNIVMISIHLFIFPHAGPDIKYSLGFLRTQLSTSVTIFLVFGPKVIRVLRGQGDQWDSRARARGVTASFSLNGIGLVPEETTDLYQENEELKEEIQKLAAQIEFMKIVHMEMHNRHIKPKVGGYFSAHGHTHGHPSAAQSPIAKSSTASFILKSAVERGASAAAAAAVEDSTFPSGSLHRARRMEMLRERKAAKERKKEKEKEKEKEKAREREKIAAQQQEAEQRELPHSSCEKV encoded by the exons ATGGGCAAGTCCTGGCTCTTGGCTCTATTTCCtgcgacgatgacgacgatgacgacgatgacgatgatggcATACGTCACGATGGCGGGAGCTGGTACAACCTCGGCGCCGTCGTTttttacgacgacgacgacgacgacgaagacgacgacgaccaccaccaccaccaccaccaccattaccaccGTCATGGACAGTAAATTCGACGGCAAAAAA CCGGATATAGAGGAAGCTCTGGACGTGATCGAGGCAGCATCCAGCGGATCGTTGGGGGAAGAGTGCGCGAGTACGGCAGGTTTCAAGTCGCTGCCAGCCGGCGCGTCTCTCGATCCACGTCGTTACGACACGGCACGTCAGAAAACGGATATGACGGCCATGATGCTTCAAAACCTCGGCCCTTCCGGTGTTGCACGACACAACG GTCTTTTGGACGTCTTGGCGAAGTCCTTACTCCTTTCGGTGAACGACGCTGTGGAGGCAAGAGTGATCGCATTGAACGCATCTACCGGGACGGTGATAAACGCCGTGTGGCTCAAGAGGAGTCCCGGAAGCGTGGGCGAACCGATCGAGGTCGAAGGCCATGCTCTGCAGGCAGGATCCAGGCCGGATCCGGGTCTACCCTGGTTCGAAAATGCTGGTGCTAGCTCGGGATTAAG GTCACCGAAGTTCATGCAGTCACCGCCGATTGAATCCTACAGGGGTTGGTGGACCATCCCGTATTTCTCCTGCAAGACTCGGCAATGGCTCATCTCGTACAGCGTCAACGTGCGCCCCCCGGATTCTCGACACGG TGTGCGAGAATTTTTGAGCATGGATATTGATATCAGCGGCTTGGAGGTGAATCAATGCAATGCATCCCCCTATGGCGATAGCGCATCGTCGAGTAATCAAATAGCATCCTTTAGAGGCACCCACAAGTGTCAGGACGATACAACGCAG tGCGAGTATCACAGTCCGAACGGTAAGATCAACGAGCACGGAGTCGGAGCTGGATGGGCGAAGGGCGCTTACGTTTGCAAGTGTCGACAGGGTTTCTACGGCACGAATCTCCAACGGACTGGCTTCGATGGGATTCTCGTTGAAG CGGCATGGAAGGAGATGCAAGAAAATATAAGCGACTCTTACGTCAAAACGTTTCGATGTTTACGCTGCGCACCGGGATGTGCCAAGTGCAAAGGACCGGAGCCTTGCTTGGCTACTTACCATTGGCCCTTTAG GATCACGCTGCTGGCATTCTCCATATTTTGCGTCTTCGGTACCGTCGTCCTCGTGGCCTACATGTACCAACACCGTAAGCTAAAGGTATTCAAAGTCGCCTCGCCTATATTCCTGTCCATCACGCTTCTGGGTTGTGCCATAATGTATCTCGAG aTGGCAGCTATATTCCCGGTGCTTGACATGTACTCGTGCATAGCCACAAAGTGGACGAGGCATCTCGGCTTCTGCATTTCTTACACCGCTCTGCTGATGAAGACTTGGAG AGTATCGCTGACTTATCGCGTTAAGAGCGCCCACAAGGTCAAACTGACGGACAAGCAATTGTTACAATGGATGGTACCGATATTACTGGTCATGTTGATATACCTTGGTACATGGACGCTCAGTGCGCCACCGTACGCGGAAGTGATCGCCGATAATTACGGTCTGAAATTTTATCAATGCTCTTTCAATTGGTGGGACCATAGTCTAGCCATTG GAACTCTATCGGCCGTTTCGTTTCAAGGAGAGATTCTATTTCTCGCCTGGGGCATAAAAGTCTGTTACAACGTTCGAAACGCCGAGAGTCTCTTCAACGAGGCACGGCTGATAAGCTACGCCATATATAACATAGCCGCCGTTAACATCGTCATGATCTCCATCCA CCTCTTCATCTTCCCACACGCCGGACCGGACATCAAATACTCGCTGGGTTTCCTTCGTACTCAATTGTCGACGTCCGTCACCATTTTTCTCGTATTCGGACCCAAG gtgATTCGGGTCCTTCGAGGACAAGGCGATCAATGGGACAGCCGGGCGCGAGCTCGAGGCGTCACCGCGAGTTTCTCGCTAAACGGAATCGGCTTGGTGCCCGAAGAAACGACCGATCTCTATCAGGAGAACGAGGAACTGAAG GAAGAGATACAAAAGTTGGCGGCTCAGATCGAGTTCATGAAAATCGTTCACATGGAGATGCACAACAGGCACATCAAGCCCAAAGTAGGTGGATATTTCAGCGCCCATGGTCACACCCACGGTCATCCTTCGGCGGCGCAAAGTCCGATAGCCAAGAGCTCGACCGccagttttattttaaaa AGCGCGGTGGAACGAGGTGCGTCAGCGGCCGCGGCCGCGGCCGTCGAAGATTCGACCTTCCCGTCGGGGAGCTTGCATCGAGCACGAAGAATGGAGATGCTTCGAGAGAGGAAGGCCgcaaaggagaggaagaaggagaaagaaaaggagaaagaaaaggagaaggccagagaaagggaaaagattgCCGCTCAGCAGCAAGAGGCGGAACAGAGGGAGCTGCCGCATTCGAGCTGCGAAAAGGTCTGA
- the LOC122634889 gene encoding probable G-protein coupled receptor CG31760 isoform X3: MGKSWLLALFPATMTTMTTMTMMAYVTMAGAGTTSAPSFFTTTTTTTKTTTTTTTTTTTITTVMDSKFDGKKPDIEEALDVIEAASSGSLGEECASTAGFKSLPAGASLDPRRYDTARQKTDMTAMMLQNLGPSGVARHNGLLDVLAKSLLLSVNDAVEARVIALNASTGTVINAVWLKRSPGSVGEPIEVEGHALQAGSRPDPGLPWFENAGASSGLRSPKFMQSPPIESYRGWWTIPYFSCKTRQWLISYSVNVRPPDSRHGVREFLSMDIDISGLEVNQCNASPYGDSASSSNQIASFRGTHKCQDDTTQCEYHSPNGKINEHGVGAGWAKGAYVCKCRQGFYGTNLQRTGFDGILVEAAWKEMQENISDSYVKTFRCLRCAPGCAKCKGPEPCLATYHWPFRITLLAFSIFCVFGTVVLVAYMYQHRKLKVFKVASPIFLSITLLGCAIMYLEMAAIFPVLDMYSCIATKWTRHLGFCISYTALLMKTWRVSLTYRVKSAHKVKLTDKQLLQWMVPILLVMLIYLGTWTLSAPPYAEVIADNYGLKFYQCSFNWWDHSLAIGEILFLAWGIKVCYNVRNAESLFNEARLISYAIYNIAAVNIVMISIHLFIFPHAGPDIKYSLGFLRTQLSTSVTIFLVFGPKVIRVLRGQGDQWDSRARARGVTASFSLNGIGLVPEETTDLYQENEELKEEIQKLAAQIEFMKIVHMEMHNRHIKPKVGGYFSAHGHTHGHPSAAQSPIAKSSTASFILKQSAVERGASAAAAAAVEDSTFPSGSLHRARRMEMLRERKAAKERKKEKEKEKEKEKAREREKIAAQQQEAEQRELPHSSCEKV; encoded by the exons ATGGGCAAGTCCTGGCTCTTGGCTCTATTTCCtgcgacgatgacgacgatgacgacgatgacgatgatggcATACGTCACGATGGCGGGAGCTGGTACAACCTCGGCGCCGTCGTTttttacgacgacgacgacgacgacgaagacgacgacgaccaccaccaccaccaccaccaccattaccaccGTCATGGACAGTAAATTCGACGGCAAAAAA CCGGATATAGAGGAAGCTCTGGACGTGATCGAGGCAGCATCCAGCGGATCGTTGGGGGAAGAGTGCGCGAGTACGGCAGGTTTCAAGTCGCTGCCAGCCGGCGCGTCTCTCGATCCACGTCGTTACGACACGGCACGTCAGAAAACGGATATGACGGCCATGATGCTTCAAAACCTCGGCCCTTCCGGTGTTGCACGACACAACG GTCTTTTGGACGTCTTGGCGAAGTCCTTACTCCTTTCGGTGAACGACGCTGTGGAGGCAAGAGTGATCGCATTGAACGCATCTACCGGGACGGTGATAAACGCCGTGTGGCTCAAGAGGAGTCCCGGAAGCGTGGGCGAACCGATCGAGGTCGAAGGCCATGCTCTGCAGGCAGGATCCAGGCCGGATCCGGGTCTACCCTGGTTCGAAAATGCTGGTGCTAGCTCGGGATTAAG GTCACCGAAGTTCATGCAGTCACCGCCGATTGAATCCTACAGGGGTTGGTGGACCATCCCGTATTTCTCCTGCAAGACTCGGCAATGGCTCATCTCGTACAGCGTCAACGTGCGCCCCCCGGATTCTCGACACGG TGTGCGAGAATTTTTGAGCATGGATATTGATATCAGCGGCTTGGAGGTGAATCAATGCAATGCATCCCCCTATGGCGATAGCGCATCGTCGAGTAATCAAATAGCATCCTTTAGAGGCACCCACAAGTGTCAGGACGATACAACGCAG tGCGAGTATCACAGTCCGAACGGTAAGATCAACGAGCACGGAGTCGGAGCTGGATGGGCGAAGGGCGCTTACGTTTGCAAGTGTCGACAGGGTTTCTACGGCACGAATCTCCAACGGACTGGCTTCGATGGGATTCTCGTTGAAG CGGCATGGAAGGAGATGCAAGAAAATATAAGCGACTCTTACGTCAAAACGTTTCGATGTTTACGCTGCGCACCGGGATGTGCCAAGTGCAAAGGACCGGAGCCTTGCTTGGCTACTTACCATTGGCCCTTTAG GATCACGCTGCTGGCATTCTCCATATTTTGCGTCTTCGGTACCGTCGTCCTCGTGGCCTACATGTACCAACACCGTAAGCTAAAGGTATTCAAAGTCGCCTCGCCTATATTCCTGTCCATCACGCTTCTGGGTTGTGCCATAATGTATCTCGAG aTGGCAGCTATATTCCCGGTGCTTGACATGTACTCGTGCATAGCCACAAAGTGGACGAGGCATCTCGGCTTCTGCATTTCTTACACCGCTCTGCTGATGAAGACTTGGAG AGTATCGCTGACTTATCGCGTTAAGAGCGCCCACAAGGTCAAACTGACGGACAAGCAATTGTTACAATGGATGGTACCGATATTACTGGTCATGTTGATATACCTTGGTACATGGACGCTCAGTGCGCCACCGTACGCGGAAGTGATCGCCGATAATTACGGTCTGAAATTTTATCAATGCTCTTTCAATTGGTGGGACCATAGTCTAGCCATTG GAGAGATTCTATTTCTCGCCTGGGGCATAAAAGTCTGTTACAACGTTCGAAACGCCGAGAGTCTCTTCAACGAGGCACGGCTGATAAGCTACGCCATATATAACATAGCCGCCGTTAACATCGTCATGATCTCCATCCA CCTCTTCATCTTCCCACACGCCGGACCGGACATCAAATACTCGCTGGGTTTCCTTCGTACTCAATTGTCGACGTCCGTCACCATTTTTCTCGTATTCGGACCCAAG gtgATTCGGGTCCTTCGAGGACAAGGCGATCAATGGGACAGCCGGGCGCGAGCTCGAGGCGTCACCGCGAGTTTCTCGCTAAACGGAATCGGCTTGGTGCCCGAAGAAACGACCGATCTCTATCAGGAGAACGAGGAACTGAAG GAAGAGATACAAAAGTTGGCGGCTCAGATCGAGTTCATGAAAATCGTTCACATGGAGATGCACAACAGGCACATCAAGCCCAAAGTAGGTGGATATTTCAGCGCCCATGGTCACACCCACGGTCATCCTTCGGCGGCGCAAAGTCCGATAGCCAAGAGCTCGACCGccagttttattttaaaa CAGAGCGCGGTGGAACGAGGTGCGTCAGCGGCCGCGGCCGCGGCCGTCGAAGATTCGACCTTCCCGTCGGGGAGCTTGCATCGAGCACGAAGAATGGAGATGCTTCGAGAGAGGAAGGCCgcaaaggagaggaagaaggagaaagaaaaggagaaagaaaaggagaaggccagagaaagggaaaagattgCCGCTCAGCAGCAAGAGGCGGAACAGAGGGAGCTGCCGCATTCGAGCTGCGAAAAGGTCTGA